In the Phaeobacter gallaeciensis genome, one interval contains:
- a CDS encoding protein-tyrosine phosphatase family protein: MTGMSSDGAGLQAGQPFTIYAVSAANGILAICPLPGAGGDYKGDLELIHDWQPGLVISMTTEAEHVSVGAATLGVDLQSMGSRWVHLPVADFGVPGPEVNEAWPGVSASARQALNGGGRVLVHCRGGCGRSGMVVLRLLIECGVAPEAALNRLRMSRPCAVETEAQMAWARSR, encoded by the coding sequence ATGACTGGGATGAGTTCAGATGGGGCAGGCTTGCAGGCCGGGCAGCCCTTTACGATCTACGCGGTGTCCGCCGCCAATGGCATTCTTGCTATCTGCCCGCTGCCCGGTGCCGGGGGCGACTACAAGGGGGATCTTGAGCTGATCCACGACTGGCAGCCCGGTCTGGTCATTTCCATGACCACCGAAGCCGAGCATGTCTCTGTCGGGGCCGCGACGCTGGGGGTTGATCTACAGAGCATGGGAAGCCGCTGGGTGCATCTGCCGGTGGCGGATTTTGGTGTGCCCGGCCCGGAGGTGAACGAAGCCTGGCCCGGGGTCAGCGCCTCGGCGCGCCAGGCGCTGAACGGTGGCGGCCGCGTTCTGGTGCATTGCCGGGGCGGCTGCGGGCGCTCCGGCATGGTGGTGCTGCGCCTGTTGATCGAATGCGGTGTTGCGCCAGAGGCGGCGCTGAACCGGCTGCGCATGTCTCGCCCCTGCGCGGTCGAGACCGAGGCACAGATGGCCTGGGCCCGCAGCCGCTGA
- the nudC gene encoding NAD(+) diphosphatase, producing the protein MKRAEEVTFGGKGGLDRSAHLRADAEALDAAWGAQNAQVLMMWRGKPLCQRSDPERGPDALAWISTTHPVAAECRDAALFLGLLPDQSPAFACDISSWQPDALDEMALASFADVTEQQHPDLPSGYAFAELRRVMTRLTPLEAELAATAKALFSWHGSHGFCARCGHPSDMVQAGWQRNCPSCKASHFPRTDPVVIMLITHGDEVLMGRSPGWPEGMYSLLAGFVEPGETLEAAVRREVLEESGVKVGEVEYLSSQPWPFPMSLMFGCHGIALDRELTIDPHEIEDAIWVSKQDMMTAFAGEHPILKPARKGAIAHFLLQNWLADTLD; encoded by the coding sequence ATGAAACGGGCCGAAGAGGTGACATTTGGCGGCAAGGGTGGCCTGGACCGCAGCGCGCATCTGCGTGCGGATGCCGAAGCGCTAGACGCTGCCTGGGGGGCACAGAATGCACAGGTGCTGATGATGTGGCGCGGTAAACCTCTTTGCCAGCGGTCAGATCCAGAGCGCGGACCGGACGCTCTTGCCTGGATCTCCACCACGCATCCGGTGGCAGCAGAGTGCCGCGACGCCGCTCTGTTTCTCGGCCTCCTGCCAGATCAAAGCCCAGCCTTCGCCTGCGACATCAGCAGTTGGCAGCCCGATGCGCTGGACGAGATGGCGCTGGCCAGTTTTGCCGATGTAACGGAGCAGCAGCACCCGGACCTGCCCTCCGGTTATGCTTTCGCCGAGCTGCGCAGGGTGATGACCCGGCTGACCCCGCTGGAGGCCGAGCTGGCCGCCACCGCCAAGGCGCTGTTTTCCTGGCATGGCTCGCATGGGTTCTGTGCCCGCTGTGGCCACCCCAGTGATATGGTTCAGGCAGGCTGGCAAAGAAATTGCCCCAGCTGCAAGGCGAGCCATTTCCCCCGCACCGATCCGGTTGTGATCATGCTGATCACCCATGGGGACGAAGTCCTGATGGGCCGCTCACCCGGCTGGCCAGAAGGTATGTACTCCCTGCTGGCCGGTTTCGTTGAACCCGGCGAAACGCTGGAGGCCGCCGTGCGGCGTGAAGTTCTGGAAGAATCCGGCGTGAAGGTCGGAGAGGTGGAGTACCTGTCCAGCCAGCCCTGGCCCTTTCCCATGTCGCTGATGTTCGGCTGCCACGGGATCGCGCTGGATCGCGAGCTGACCATCGACCCACATGAAATCGAGGACGCGATCTGGGTCAGCAAGCAGGACATGATGACCGCCTTTGCCGGAGAGCACCCGATCCTGAAGCCTGCCCGAAAAGGAGCAATTGCACATTTTCTGTTGCAGAACTGGCTTGCGGATACGCTGGATTAA
- a CDS encoding DNA polymerase III subunit gamma/tau yields MSDTPTSDPETQTAEVQHAEQPSGQYQVLARKYRPETFADLVGQDAMVRTLKNAFAANRIAQAFIMTGIRGTGKTTTARIIAKGMNCIGTDGTGGPTTEPCGQCEHCLAIMEGRHVDVMEMDAASRTGVGDIREIIDSVQYRAASARYKIYIIDEVHMLSTSAFNALLKTLEEPPAHVKFIFATTEIRKVPVTVLSRCQRFDLRRIEPEVMIALLRKIATAENAQIAEDALALITRAAEGSARDATSLLDQAISHGAGETTADQVRAMLGLADRGRVLDLMDMILRGDAAAALSELSSQYAEGADPLAVLRDLAEITHWVSVVKITPDAAEDPTISPDERARGQQMAEALPMRVLTRMWQMLLKALEEVAAAPNAMMAAEMAVIRLTHVADLPSPEELIRKLQDMPPPPPGGGGGMPMQSMGAPAAGGTSTITSAPPQGAPGGGPSGGMTMSHSQRQGQATALAPAAEKALARYPTFEHVVELIRTNRDVKLLVEVETGVRLVAYQPGRIEFTPHANAPRDLAARLGTALQNWTGSRWVVTIAPDGEAPTIAEIRDAAENALRTKASEHPLVQAVIDSFPKARITRIRTAEEMAAEVEAEALPEVEDEWDPFEDG; encoded by the coding sequence ATGAGCGACACCCCAACATCCGATCCTGAAACCCAAACCGCTGAGGTTCAGCACGCGGAGCAGCCGTCTGGCCAGTATCAGGTCCTCGCCCGCAAGTACCGGCCCGAAACCTTTGCGGATCTGGTTGGCCAGGACGCCATGGTGCGTACGCTGAAAAACGCCTTTGCCGCGAACCGGATCGCCCAGGCTTTCATCATGACCGGTATTCGCGGCACGGGTAAGACCACCACCGCCCGGATCATTGCCAAGGGGATGAACTGTATCGGCACCGATGGCACCGGCGGCCCCACCACCGAACCCTGCGGTCAGTGCGAGCATTGCCTCGCGATCATGGAAGGCCGCCACGTGGACGTGATGGAGATGGACGCCGCCAGCCGCACCGGCGTCGGCGACATCCGCGAAATCATCGATTCGGTGCAATACCGCGCGGCCTCAGCCCGCTATAAGATCTACATCATCGACGAGGTTCACATGCTGTCGACCAGCGCGTTCAACGCGCTGCTGAAAACGCTGGAGGAACCCCCCGCCCATGTGAAGTTCATCTTTGCCACCACCGAGATCCGCAAGGTTCCGGTGACGGTCCTGTCGCGCTGCCAGCGGTTCGATCTGCGCCGGATTGAGCCCGAGGTCATGATCGCCCTCCTGCGCAAGATCGCAACTGCCGAAAACGCCCAGATTGCCGAGGATGCGCTCGCTCTCATCACCCGCGCCGCCGAAGGTTCGGCCCGCGATGCAACCTCGCTGCTGGATCAGGCGATTTCCCACGGCGCGGGCGAGACCACCGCCGATCAGGTCCGCGCCATGCTGGGCCTTGCCGACCGGGGCCGGGTGCTGGATCTGATGGATATGATCCTGCGCGGCGATGCGGCTGCGGCGCTCAGCGAGCTCTCCTCGCAATATGCCGAAGGCGCCGATCCGCTGGCTGTTCTGCGCGATCTGGCCGAAATCACCCATTGGGTGTCGGTGGTAAAGATTACGCCAGACGCGGCAGAGGATCCGACCATCAGCCCGGATGAGCGCGCCCGCGGTCAACAGATGGCCGAAGCGCTGCCGATGCGGGTGTTGACCCGCATGTGGCAGATGCTGCTCAAGGCGCTGGAAGAGGTCGCCGCCGCCCCCAACGCCATGATGGCTGCCGAGATGGCGGTGATCCGCCTGACGCACGTGGCCGATCTGCCCAGTCCCGAGGAGTTGATCCGCAAGCTGCAGGATATGCCGCCCCCGCCGCCCGGCGGTGGTGGCGGAATGCCCATGCAAAGCATGGGCGCGCCTGCCGCGGGCGGGACATCGACTATCACCTCTGCTCCGCCGCAAGGCGCACCGGGCGGTGGACCGTCCGGCGGCATGACCATGTCGCACAGCCAAAGGCAGGGACAAGCCACTGCGCTGGCACCGGCCGCAGAAAAGGCCCTCGCCCGCTACCCGACCTTCGAGCATGTGGTGGAACTGATCCGCACCAACCGTGATGTGAAACTGCTGGTCGAGGTGGAAACAGGCGTGCGCCTCGTCGCTTACCAGCCGGGCCGGATCGAATTCACACCGCATGCGAATGCGCCCCGAGACCTTGCTGCGCGCCTTGGCACCGCCTTGCAAAACTGGACCGGCAGCCGCTGGGTCGTCACCATCGCACCCGACGGCGAGGCCCCGACGATCGCCGAAATCCGCGATGCCGCCGAAAACGCGCTGCGCACCAAGGCCAGCGAACACCCACTGGTACAGGCGGTGATCGACAGTTTCCCCAAGGCCCGGATCACCCGCATCCGTACCGCCGAGGAAATGGCCGCCGAGGTCGAGGCCGAAGCCCTGCCCGAGGTAGAAGACGAATGGGATCCGTTCGAAGACGGGTAG
- the ltaE gene encoding low-specificity L-threonine aldolase → MSQYAGMTQTETGAGVLCDLRSDTVTRPDDAMRQAMAAAEVGDDVYGEDPQVNQLEATLAERLGKEAGLFLPTGTQSNLTALLSHCGRGEEIITGRDYHVFKYEAAGASVLGGSALYPLEVQPGGGLDPAAIAAAVKPDDSHMPISRLLSLENTHNGQAISLEDMRAMTDAGRAAGLSLHLDGARFFNAITELGCSAPHLAVLFDTVSICLSKGLGAPAGSVLVGPSDLIARARRWRKMLGGGMRQSGVLAAAGLMALEQNVDRLAEDHARAATLADALRALGAGEVTQATNMVFFTPAEGQNAALQAHLAKAGVVIGAGDSGPIRLVLHKDVTDEGLNGAIAAFQTFFS, encoded by the coding sequence ATGAGCCAATATGCAGGAATGACGCAGACCGAAACCGGTGCAGGGGTGCTGTGCGATCTGCGCAGCGACACAGTCACCCGCCCCGACGACGCGATGCGTCAGGCGATGGCGGCGGCCGAGGTGGGCGATGATGTCTATGGCGAGGATCCGCAGGTCAACCAGCTGGAGGCCACCCTGGCCGAGCGTCTGGGCAAGGAAGCGGGCCTGTTCCTGCCGACCGGCACCCAGAGCAACCTGACCGCGCTCCTGTCTCATTGCGGCCGCGGAGAGGAAATCATCACCGGCCGCGACTACCACGTCTTCAAATACGAGGCGGCCGGCGCTTCGGTGCTGGGCGGCAGCGCGCTCTACCCGCTGGAGGTGCAGCCCGGCGGTGGACTTGATCCCGCAGCGATCGCGGCAGCGGTCAAACCGGATGATTCCCATATGCCGATCAGCCGCCTGCTGTCCTTGGAGAACACCCACAACGGACAGGCCATTTCGCTGGAGGACATGCGCGCGATGACCGATGCGGGCCGGGCTGCGGGGCTGTCGCTGCATCTGGACGGGGCGCGTTTTTTCAACGCCATCACCGAGCTGGGCTGCTCTGCACCGCATCTGGCGGTGCTGTTCGATACCGTGTCGATCTGCCTGTCCAAGGGTTTGGGCGCGCCTGCGGGATCGGTTTTGGTCGGTCCGTCCGATCTGATTGCCCGCGCCCGGCGCTGGCGCAAGATGCTGGGCGGCGGCATGCGCCAGTCCGGGGTGCTGGCTGCGGCAGGTCTGATGGCGCTGGAGCAGAACGTCGACCGTCTGGCCGAGGATCACGCCCGGGCCGCTACGCTGGCAGATGCCTTGCGCGCTCTGGGCGCCGGAGAGGTCACGCAAGCCACGAACATGGTGTTCTTCACCCCGGCAGAGGGGCAGAACGCAGCCCTGCAGGCGCATCTGGCCAAGGCAGGCGTGGTGATCGGGGCAGGGGACAGCGGGCCGATCCGGCTGGTGCTGCACAAGGATGTCACCGATGAGGGCCTCAACGGCGCGATTGCCGCCTTCCAGACCTTCTTCAGCTAA
- a CDS encoding prephenate dehydratase codes for MTGKIAIQGELGSYSHEACRNARHDMEVLPCRNFEDTIAAVTSGQADLAMLPVENSTYGRVADIHRLLPHSGLHIVDEAFVRVHINLLGVPGARLEDIREAKSHLVLLPQCGQFLRKHDITGRVSPDNARAARDVAEAGDKHVAALASELAGEIYGLDVLARHIEDNGDNTTRFLIMSREPDYSRRGAHGMITSFVFQVRNIPAALYKAMGGFATNGINMTKLESYMVDGSFTATQFYADIEGHPEDENVQLAMDELAYFTTNVEILGVYPADNGRY; via the coding sequence ATGACCGGAAAAATCGCCATTCAGGGGGAGCTTGGCTCTTACAGCCACGAAGCCTGCCGCAACGCGCGGCACGACATGGAAGTGTTACCCTGCCGCAATTTTGAGGACACGATCGCAGCAGTGACAAGCGGTCAGGCGGACCTCGCAATGCTGCCGGTGGAGAATTCGACCTATGGTCGGGTGGCCGATATTCACCGTCTGCTGCCGCACAGCGGCTTGCATATTGTCGACGAGGCATTTGTGCGGGTGCATATCAATCTTCTGGGCGTGCCCGGTGCCCGGCTGGAAGATATCCGCGAGGCGAAATCGCATCTGGTTCTTCTACCGCAATGCGGACAATTCCTGCGTAAACATGACATCACCGGCCGGGTCAGCCCCGACAACGCACGGGCCGCCCGCGATGTGGCGGAGGCAGGCGACAAACACGTTGCCGCCCTCGCCAGCGAGCTGGCCGGAGAGATCTACGGTCTGGATGTGCTGGCCCGCCATATCGAAGACAACGGCGACAACACCACGCGGTTCCTGATCATGTCACGCGAGCCAGATTACAGCCGTCGCGGTGCCCATGGCATGATCACCAGCTTCGTGTTCCAGGTGCGCAACATCCCCGCCGCGCTCTACAAGGCGATGGGTGGCTTTGCCACCAATGGAATCAACATGACCAAGCTGGAAAGCTATATGGTCGACGGCTCCTTCACGGCCACTCAGTTCTATGCCGATATCGAAGGCCATCCTGAGGATGAGAACGTACAGCTGGCGATGGACGAGCTGGCCTATTTTACCACCAACGTCGAGATCCTGGGCGTCTATCCCGCTGACAATGGCCGCTACTAA
- a CDS encoding 5'-nucleotidase C-terminal domain-containing protein translates to MTGPDQSLPLGKGVLRLLATTDLHSNLLSYDYYADRPDPSIGLSRVASLIAEARQEVREAGGTVLLLDNGDGLQGAPIGEISSDDPIVPHPLMQAFNVLQYDAIGLGNHDFNFGLETLEQVLEQAPCPVICSNMTAVEEGRELPFARTTILEREVPACAGAPPLRIGILSVLPPQTVTWDAHLLEGQVVVADMVQAAAAAASALRREGCDIVIALAHTGVGGLERVPGMENALLPIAATAGIDAVIGGHTHKTLPDPEHSFTKPVVMPGAHGSHLGQIDLQVSHGPEGWRLENWDARLKPICSRAENGDLMSLVEEDAELTRALGPAHDSTRERMRQPVGFSDVPLHSFFTFFGPDLGLELAAAAQAAAVRPLLEGTEVGKLPLLSAAAPGKFGGRSGPGHYTDIGRGDLCMRNVADLHIFPNELRLVVATGAQVLDWLEMSAGVFKQVRPGSTEQELVDPSRAGHNFDVLFGLQYEIDLSAPPRFSSSGVRINPAAGRIRRLRVHGRPVAPAQRFAVVVNSYRVSGGGNFQMVKDAESIPLPPVRIRDVIRDYVAGRLPEDPLAQEEYPWRFAELNNAEAAAYTSPEAVQYLDELPEGQVRNCGMTPKGFLKLMLAL, encoded by the coding sequence ATGACAGGACCGGATCAATCCTTGCCATTGGGGAAGGGGGTGCTGCGCTTGTTGGCAACCACCGATCTGCACAGCAATCTGCTCAGCTACGACTATTATGCCGACCGGCCGGACCCCAGCATCGGCCTGTCCCGCGTCGCGTCCCTGATCGCAGAGGCGCGGCAAGAGGTCCGGGAGGCAGGGGGCACGGTGCTGCTCTTGGACAATGGTGATGGGCTGCAAGGGGCGCCGATTGGTGAGATTTCCTCTGACGACCCGATCGTGCCGCATCCGCTGATGCAGGCCTTCAACGTGTTGCAATACGATGCCATCGGGCTTGGAAATCACGACTTCAACTTCGGTCTGGAGACGCTTGAGCAGGTGCTGGAGCAGGCACCCTGTCCGGTGATTTGCTCGAATATGACAGCCGTGGAGGAGGGACGGGAGCTACCTTTCGCCCGCACCACCATTCTGGAGCGGGAGGTGCCTGCCTGCGCTGGTGCGCCGCCGCTGCGGATCGGGATCCTGTCGGTGCTGCCGCCGCAGACGGTAACATGGGATGCGCATCTTCTGGAAGGTCAGGTCGTGGTTGCGGACATGGTGCAGGCGGCTGCCGCCGCTGCCAGCGCGCTGCGGCGGGAAGGATGCGATATCGTGATCGCATTGGCGCATACTGGTGTCGGAGGGCTGGAGAGGGTGCCGGGCATGGAGAATGCCTTGCTTCCCATCGCGGCCACGGCGGGAATCGATGCGGTGATCGGCGGGCACACCCACAAGACCCTTCCAGATCCCGAGCACAGTTTCACCAAGCCGGTGGTCATGCCGGGTGCGCATGGCTCACACTTGGGGCAGATCGATCTGCAGGTGTCGCACGGCCCGGAGGGGTGGCGGCTGGAGAATTGGGACGCCCGCCTCAAACCCATCTGCAGCAGGGCAGAGAATGGCGATCTGATGTCTCTGGTCGAGGAGGACGCTGAACTGACCCGCGCGCTTGGCCCCGCGCATGATTCAACGCGCGAACGGATGCGTCAGCCAGTTGGCTTCAGTGACGTGCCTTTGCACTCCTTCTTTACTTTCTTTGGGCCCGATCTTGGGCTGGAACTTGCAGCAGCAGCGCAGGCGGCAGCGGTCAGGCCGCTGCTGGAAGGCACTGAGGTTGGCAAACTGCCGCTCTTGTCCGCGGCGGCGCCGGGTAAATTCGGTGGCCGCTCCGGGCCGGGGCATTATACCGACATCGGGCGTGGCGATCTGTGTATGCGCAACGTCGCTGATCTTCACATCTTCCCGAATGAGCTTAGGCTGGTGGTTGCGACCGGCGCGCAAGTGCTGGACTGGCTGGAAATGTCTGCGGGTGTGTTCAAACAAGTCCGCCCAGGCAGTACCGAACAGGAACTGGTTGATCCCAGCCGTGCCGGGCATAATTTTGACGTTCTTTTTGGCCTGCAATACGAAATAGATCTCTCGGCACCGCCGCGGTTTTCCTCCTCTGGCGTGCGGATCAACCCGGCGGCAGGGCGCATTCGACGTCTTCGCGTGCATGGGCGGCCTGTGGCCCCTGCGCAGCGTTTTGCCGTCGTGGTCAACAGTTACCGGGTCAGCGGTGGTGGTAATTTTCAGATGGTCAAAGACGCCGAGAGCATCCCGCTGCCGCCGGTGCGAATCCGGGATGTGATCCGGGACTACGTTGCGGGCCGCCTGCCTGAGGATCCACTGGCGCAGGAAGAGTATCCGTGGCGGTTTGCCGAGCTCAACAACGCCGAGGCTGCCGCCTATACCAGCCCGGAGGCGGTGCAGTATCTGGATGAATTGCCGGAGGGGCAGGTGCGCAACTGCGGCATGACACCAAAAGGCTTTCTGAAACTGATGCTTGCCCTCTGA
- the recR gene encoding recombination mediator RecR, with the protein MQDRSTSDIETLIDLMAKLPGMGPRSARRAVLHLIRKRALLLTPLSDMMTRVATTARECLNCGNVGTEDICEICDSEARANGEICVVESVSDLWAMERAGVFKGRYHVLGGTLSALDAIGPEDLRIPRLVDRVGSEAVSEVILALNATIDGQTTAHYIADQLSGQVKLTSLAQGVPIGGELDYLDDGTISAALKARKEL; encoded by the coding sequence ATGCAAGACCGCTCTACCAGCGACATCGAAACCCTCATCGATCTGATGGCAAAACTGCCCGGCATGGGGCCGCGTTCGGCCCGGCGGGCGGTGTTGCACCTGATCCGCAAACGCGCGCTTTTGCTGACACCGCTGTCGGACATGATGACCCGCGTCGCCACCACCGCCCGCGAATGCCTCAACTGCGGCAACGTGGGGACCGAGGATATCTGCGAGATCTGCGACAGTGAAGCCCGCGCCAATGGCGAGATCTGCGTCGTCGAAAGCGTCTCGGATCTCTGGGCGATGGAGCGCGCAGGCGTTTTCAAGGGACGCTATCACGTGCTTGGCGGCACCCTCTCGGCGCTGGATGCCATCGGTCCCGAAGACCTGCGCATTCCCCGATTGGTCGACCGGGTCGGCAGCGAGGCAGTGAGCGAGGTGATCTTGGCGCTGAATGCCACCATCGACGGGCAGACCACGGCCCATTACATCGCCGACCAGCTGAGCGGTCAGGTGAAACTTACCTCGCTCGCGCAGGGTGTACCCATCGGCGGCGAGCTGGATTACCTCGACGACGGTACCATCAGCGCCGCGCTGAAGGCCCGGAAGGAACTCTGA
- a CDS encoding YbaB/EbfC family nucleoid-associated protein, translated as MLKGLGGLGDMAKMMKSAQELQTKMAQMQEDLHNVMVTGEAGAGLVKATASAKGDLKALDIDPSIFNGDDKEMVEDLILAAIKDAQSKAAEKAQEEMTNLTESMGLPKDIKLPF; from the coding sequence ATGCTCAAAGGCCTCGGCGGTCTTGGCGATATGGCCAAGATGATGAAATCGGCACAGGAACTGCAAACCAAGATGGCGCAGATGCAGGAAGACCTGCACAACGTCATGGTCACCGGCGAAGCAGGCGCGGGCCTGGTCAAGGCCACCGCCTCGGCCAAGGGCGACCTCAAGGCGCTGGATATCGACCCGTCCATCTTCAATGGCGATGACAAGGAAATGGTCGAGGACCTGATCCTGGCCGCCATCAAGGACGCACAGTCCAAGGCAGCCGAAAAAGCGCAGGAAGAGATGACCAACCTCACGGAAAGCATGGGCCTTCCCAAGGATATCAAGCTGCCTTTCTGA
- a CDS encoding SRPBCC family protein, translating to MDFTSKEDIDSPIADVFEALSDFESFERSAIRRGIDVQRIGDISTPENGLAWDAKFSFRGKARELRIALKSYDPVTRILLSGDSSGLNGETEIELMALSPRRTRVTISLNLTAKTLSGRLLLQSFKLARGSLNKKFKARAADFARLTEERLNRTA from the coding sequence ATGGATTTCACGAGTAAAGAAGATATCGATTCACCGATCGCCGACGTGTTTGAAGCCCTGTCGGACTTTGAAAGCTTTGAACGCTCGGCCATCCGGCGCGGCATCGACGTGCAACGGATCGGCGATATCAGCACGCCTGAAAACGGCCTCGCCTGGGATGCCAAATTCAGCTTTCGCGGCAAGGCGCGCGAGCTGCGCATTGCTCTCAAATCCTATGACCCCGTCACCCGCATTCTGCTGTCCGGCGACAGCAGCGGGCTGAACGGCGAAACCGAGATCGAACTGATGGCGCTGTCGCCGCGGCGCACCCGTGTAACAATTTCGCTCAACCTGACGGCCAAGACCCTGTCGGGGCGGTTGCTGCTGCAATCCTTCAAACTGGCGCGCGGTTCGCTCAATAAAAAATTCAAAGCGCGCGCGGCAGATTTCGCCCGGCTGACCGAAGAACGGTTGAACCGCACGGCCTGA
- a CDS encoding c-type cytochrome: protein MFDTMTLTKATAGFCGAFLVFLLGKWAAEELYHVEAHGEASYVIEVAEAGGAEEEVEEVSFEELMASADVGKGAKVFKKCSACHKLEAGANATGPYLYGVVDRPKASAEGFGYSGALSGMEGAWTAENLNEFLIKPSDYAPGTTMSFSGLKKVKDRVNLIAYLDSLDD from the coding sequence ATGTTTGACACGATGACCCTTACCAAAGCGACTGCAGGCTTCTGCGGCGCGTTCCTCGTGTTCCTCCTGGGCAAATGGGCCGCAGAGGAACTGTATCATGTGGAGGCCCATGGCGAGGCTTCTTACGTGATTGAAGTGGCAGAGGCAGGTGGTGCAGAAGAAGAAGTGGAAGAAGTCAGCTTTGAAGAGCTGATGGCCTCCGCTGACGTTGGCAAAGGCGCCAAGGTTTTCAAGAAATGCTCCGCGTGCCACAAGCTTGAGGCTGGCGCCAATGCGACCGGTCCTTATCTCTACGGTGTGGTTGACCGTCCCAAGGCAAGCGCCGAAGGATTTGGTTACTCCGGTGCCCTGTCCGGTATGGAAGGCGCATGGACCGCTGAGAACCTCAATGAATTCCTGATCAAACCGTCCGACTACGCGCCGGGCACCACGATGAGCTTCTCTGGCCTGAAAAAGGTCAAGGACCGCGTGAACCTGATCGCTTATCTGGACAGCCTCGACGACTAA